The following coding sequences are from one Perognathus longimembris pacificus isolate PPM17 chromosome 13, ASM2315922v1, whole genome shotgun sequence window:
- the LOC125362651 gene encoding proline-rich protein HaeIII subfamily 1-like: protein MAAELFPEFSVVATAACCLEHMVSPAVPWPRFPRRPQSPPGSPHRTPGGPQSRPVDFHGRTAPGGGSSSTPPLGSRRRPQIHDSTRELPRPPKSPPLEGSHLCSWLCPPPPPPPGPATTKVKLIPLAQGKGTAGLGTGTHACGPRGGRPRREDGGLRLAQASRKTVSPARAQPGRVPLPPHPADLGAPPPLPGAKPGPRGVWSPGSAPPPLGMQPWKALGTGAP, encoded by the coding sequence ATGGCTGCTGAGCTCTTCCCAGAGTTCAGTGTGGTTGCGACAGCTGCATGCTGTCTGGAGCACATGGTCAGCCCTGCTGTGCCGTGGCCCCGCTTCCCACGGAGGCCCCAGAGTCCCCCGGGTTCACCTCACAGGACCCCGGGGGGACCCCAGAGTCGCCCCGTGGACTTCCACGGCAGAACGGCCCCGGGCGGAGGCTCCTCCAGCACTCCTCCGCTGGGAAGCCGCAGACGCCCCCAAATCCACGATTCCACCCGAGAATTACCACGTCCCCCAAAGTCACCGCCGCTTGAGGGTTCTCACCTCTGCTCCTggctctgcccgcccccccccccgcccccgggacccGCCACCACAAAGGTCAAGCTGATACCCCTTGCTCAGGGCAAGGGCACCGCTGGGCTGGGCACCGGGACGCACGCCTGCGGTCCCAGAGGCGGGAGGCCTCGGCGGGAGGACGGAggtctgaggctagcccaggcctCGCGGAAGACCGTGTCGCCAGCCAGGGCCCAGCCCGGCCGGGTGCCCCTGCCGCCCCATCCCGCGGACCTCGGTGCCCCTCCGCCCTTGCCTGGGGCCAAGCCCGGTCCCCGGGGAGTGTGGTCCCCCGGGAGTGCACCCCCTCCCCTGGGGATGCAGCCCTGGAAGGCCCTGGGCACTGGAGCTCCATGA
- the Tnni2 gene encoding troponin I, fast skeletal muscle — translation MGDEEKRNRAITARRQHLKSVMLQIAATELEKEESRRESEKENYLSEHCPPLHIPGSMSEVQELCKQLHAKIDVAEEEKYDMEVKVQKSSKELEDMNQKLFDLRGKFKRPPLRRVRMSADAMLKALLGSKHKVCMDLRANLKQVKKEDTEKERDLRDVGDWRKNIEEKSGMEGRKKMFETES, via the exons ATGGGAGA TGAGGAG AAGCGCAACAGGGCCATCACGGCCCGGAGACAGCACCTGAAG AGCGTGATGCTCCAGATCGCGGCCACGGagctggagaaggaggagagcCGCCGCGAGTCGGAGAAGGAGAACTACCTGTCGGAGCACTGCCCGCCCCTGCACATCCCGGGCTCCATGTCTGAAGTCCAG GAGCTCTGCAAGCAGCTGCACGCTAAGATCGACGTGGCCGAGGAGGAGAAGTACGACATGGAGGTGAAGGTGCAGAAGAGCAGCAAGGAG CTGGAAGACATGAACCAGAAGCTGTTCGACCTGAGGGGCAAGTTCAAGAGGCCCCCTCTGCGGCGGGTGCGCATGTCCGCCGACGCCATGCTCAAGGCCCTGCTGGGCTCCAAGCACAAGGTGTGCATGGACCTGAGGGCCAACCTGAAGCAGGTCAAGAAGGAGGACACGGAGAAG GAGCGGGACCTGCGCGACGTGGGTGACTGGAGGAAGAACATCGAGGAGAAGTCCGGCATGGAGGGCCGGAAGAAGATGTTTGAGACTGAGTCCTAG